Proteins co-encoded in one Neofelis nebulosa isolate mNeoNeb1 chromosome 2, mNeoNeb1.pri, whole genome shotgun sequence genomic window:
- the LOC131490640 gene encoding cryptic protein-like, whose product MVRSHPVRLLFFTSWALQIIHLGNNSYQREKHKGNREEINNATVQKLLQKTLNWTLNNFGEVNASANGWRPQNSRPYFPDLQQRQPGDFPTGEPQLLRCCRNGGTCVLGSFCVCPAHFTGRYCEHDQRHSECGSVKHGTWTFLGCRLCRCVFAALHCLPRQTPGSCDLEDFLAARSNGERTQHMLSVLFLLPCLLVQSILSEAGDS is encoded by the exons ATGGTTCGGAGCCACCCTGTTAG GCTTCTGTTTTTTACCAGTTGGGCATTACAGATCATCCACTTGGGAAACAACA GTTATCAAAGAGAGAAACATAAAGGTAACAGAGAAGAAATCAACAATGCTACAGTCCAAAAGCTCCTGCAGAAAACACTCAACTGGACCCTGAATAATTTTGGGGAGGTGAATGCAAGCGCCAATGGCTGGAGGCCCCAGAATTCACGTCCCTACTTCCCGGATCTCCAACAGC GACAGCCAGGCGACTTCCCCACAGGTGAGCCCCAGCTGCTGCGCTGCTGCAGGAACGGCGGCACCTGCGTGCTGGGCAGCTTCTGCGTGTGCCCCGCCCACTTCACCGGCCGTTACTGCGAGCACGACCAGAGGCACAG CGAATGCGGCTCGGTGAAGCATGGAACCTGGACCTTCCTCGGCTGCCGCCTTTGCAGGTGTGTTTTCGCAGCCCTGCACTGCCTCCCCCGCCAGACACCCGGCAGCTGCG acctgGAAGACTTTCTTGCTGCACGGTCTAATGGAGAAAGAACACAACACATGCTGAgtgttctcttcctccttccctgcttgctcgtACAAAGCATCCTTAGTGAAGCAGGAGACTCCTGA